A stretch of DNA from Kitasatospora kifunensis:
GTCGATGAAGCGTCCGGTGCCGGCACCGGGCCCCTCGGTGGCGAGGGCGACGATCGCGTCCGTGCCCTCGGTGACGGTCTGGGAGCCGCTGTGACCGTTTATGTCGGTCGCGGTGTAGCCGGGGTCGGCGGCGTTGACGCGAATGCCCTTGAGCCCTTTGGCGTACTGCGTGGTCAACATCGTCAGCGCCGCCTTCGAGGAGGCGTACAGCGGCACGACGACGTGCGACTCGGACCGGCCGGGGTCGTGGGTGAAGGCGAGGGAGCCCATGCCGCTGCTGACGTTGATGATCACGGGGTCGTCCGAACGGCGCAGCAGCGGCAGGAACGCGGTGGTGGTGCGGACCACGCCGATGACGTTGACGTCGAGCACGGCACGGGCGTCGGCGGCGGTGAGGTCGCCGGGATCACCGAAGGGCCCCTGGACCCCCGCGTTGTTGATCAGGACATCGATCCTGCCCTCGTGCTCGGCGACGTCCGCGGCGGCTGCGGCCACGGACGCGTCGTCGGTCACGTCGACAGGGACGAAGCGTGCGCCCAGCGCGGCGGCTGCCTCCTCACCCCGCTCACGGTCGCGGGCTCCCAGGAGAACAGTGTGACCGCACGCGATGAGGCGGCGGGCGGTCTCGCGGCCGATGCCCTTGTTGGCTCCGGTGATGAAAGTGATCGTCATGCCTTCGATAGTTGCCTTGACGAGGGAGCCGGACCAGGGACGCTTCGACGGTGGGAAGACCAGTACCACCCTCGCGCCCCCGCATGTGATCGGGGACGCGGGAGGATGGAGAGCATGACGACGACACCCCCCGGAGCTGGACTGGGCGCGATGATCCGCACCTGGCGGAACCGGCTGCCCCCGTCAGCCGCTGGGCTGCCGGTCGTCCGCAAGCGCCGGGCTGTCGGGCTGCGGCGCGAGGAACTGGCCGACCTGGCCGGAGTGTCGGTCGACTACGTCGTGCGCCTGGAGCAGGGGCGGGCCACGACACCCTCGGCGTCGGTGGTGGCGTCCCTGGCGCGCGCTCTCCAACTGTCCACCGCCGAGCGGGACCACCTCTACCGGCTGGCCCAGATCGTGCCACCGGCGGACGGCACGATCTGCGACCATCTCCCGCCCGGTATGCAACGGGTACTCGTCCGCCTCGGAGACGTTCCGGTGGCCGTGTTCGCGGCGGACTGGCAACTGGTGTGGTGGAACCACGGGTGGGCCGCCCTGCTGGGAGACCCCTTGGCCTCGCCGCCGCGGATGCGCAACTTCGCCCGCGACAGGTTCCCGGTGGACGTCGATCACACCCCCCTCGCGCTGTGGCCGGTCACCGAGACGGACCCCGACACCGCCGACGCCGCCCTCGTCTCCGATCTGCGCCGCGCCACCGGCCGCTTCCCCCGGGACAGCCGCCTGGCCGCGCTGGTCCGCGACCTGAACGCAGGCAACGAGAGGTTCGCCGAGCTGTGGGCGACGGGAAAGGTGACCGCGAACCGCGAGGTCCACAAGAGGGTCGATCACCCGTCGGTGGGCCCGGTCACGGTGGACTGCGATGTCCTGACCGACGGCGACACGGAGCTCAAGATTGTCATCATGACCGCCGCGCCGGGCAGTGAGGACGAGACCAAACTCCAGCTCACCACGGTCGTCGGCCCACCGGCCGGCACGCGCAACTGATCCGCCCCGCCCATCGGCCGACCGACGGCTCACGGTTTTCGTGACGCACCAAACCGTTGGACACGCACAGACGCGTGATCAGGACGGCCCACTGGCGGACTGCCCGGACAGCGCCCTCGTTCCGCCTGGCCACGAACCGCGGTGCCCTGTTGACATCACCCTCGCCGCGCTGGGTGGTCGGTGGACGCCGCTGGTAGTCCGCGAGTTCCTACGCCGCGGTCAGACCACCAGCTCTTTGACCTGTGATTTCAAGTTGGCGGAGGCTTGCTGATGTGCATCTGGGCAGAACGTAAGGTGCGGTCAACTGGCTGGCTGGGACGCGCAGTCATTGCGGCATGGTGAACAGTCCGGGTTGGGGCTCGTCGAGGACGCGCTCGGTCGCATTTCCGGGCACCACGTCGGAGCGGATCAGGCCGCACTCGCCCAACTCCCGCGAGAGCAGATCGCTGGGTTGCTAGAGCTGCTCGCCGAGGCGGCCGCCGGTGGCCGCGCCGGGCAGCACGTAGGCCACGGCCGAGGCCTGGTGCTGGAGGAAGGGGGTGAGGGCGTCGCGGGTGGCCAGGCGGTCCTGGACCCGGACGAACTGCGCGGCGTCGCGCATGAAGGCGCAGAACAGCAGGCCGCGGTCGGTCGGACCGTCGTCATAGCTGTAGCTGCGCCGGAGCATCCGGGTACCGCCGTCGAGACGGGGGCTGGTGAGCCGTACGTGGGCGTTGGCGGGGATCACGTAGGAGCCGTCGGGGTTCTTGGCGTAGATGTCCGGGTCGTCGTGCTCGGCGGTGCCGGTGAGCGGGACGCCGTCGCTCTCGCGGCGGCCGATCGCCCGGTCGCGCTGGTCCGCGGGCAGGGCGGCGAAGCCGGCCACGTCCATCCGGATCCGGCGGTAGACCAGCACCGTGCCGTTCTGGTGTGCGCCGGGCGGGCCCCAGACGAACTGCTCGTCCTGCGCCGGATCGGGGTTGGCGGTGCCGTCCTTGAAGCCGAACAGGTTGCGCGGGGTGGTCCCCGGGGCGGTCACGGACAGGAAGCCGGACTGGCTCCAGCGCGGGGTGGCACCGGCGGACCGGGCGGCGGTGGCGGCGAGTTCGGCGACCACGGTCAGCGTCCAGCGGTCGGCGGCGCACAGCTGGAGCAGCAGGTCGCCGCCGCTGCGCGCCTGGTCCAGCTGGTCGCCGGGGAAAGCAGGCAGATCGGTGAGCCCGGCGGGGACGTCGAGGCCGAGCCGGGTGGCCAAACCCGGGCCGACGCCGACCAGCGAGGTGAGCCGGGTGGTGCCGACGCCCTGCAACCGGGCATCTGACGGAGCGTCGGAAGCCGCCGTGGCGAGGGTGCGGGTCAGCGCGTCGAGGACGGTGTGCAGGGTCTGCCGGTCGGCGGCGGTGGAGGTCTGCGGGAGGTCGAGGGCGAGCAGTTGGGTGGCCGGCTGCTGGGGCGCCGTCACACCGGCCTGCCGGGGCCCGTGGAAGGGGGTCGCGGCCTGGGCCGGCGGGGCGGCCGGGGTACGCTCGTGAGTGGCCGTCAGGTTCTTTCGGGCCAGATCGTCGGCTGCCGCGCCGATGCCGGCGGCGAACACCGCACCGG
This window harbors:
- a CDS encoding SDR family NAD(P)-dependent oxidoreductase, whose protein sequence is MTITFITGANKGIGRETARRLIACGHTVLLGARDRERGEEAAAALGARFVPVDVTDDASVAAAAADVAEHEGRIDVLINNAGVQGPFGDPGDLTAADARAVLDVNVIGVVRTTTAFLPLLRRSDDPVIINVSSGMGSLAFTHDPGRSESHVVVPLYASSKAALTMLTTQYAKGLKGIRVNAADPGYTATDINGHSGSQTVTEGTDAIVALATEGPGAGTGRFIDRHGEIAWS
- a CDS encoding helix-turn-helix transcriptional regulator — translated: MESMTTTPPGAGLGAMIRTWRNRLPPSAAGLPVVRKRRAVGLRREELADLAGVSVDYVVRLEQGRATTPSASVVASLARALQLSTAERDHLYRLAQIVPPADGTICDHLPPGMQRVLVRLGDVPVAVFAADWQLVWWNHGWAALLGDPLASPPRMRNFARDRFPVDVDHTPLALWPVTETDPDTADAALVSDLRRATGRFPRDSRLAALVRDLNAGNERFAELWATGKVTANREVHKRVDHPSVGPVTVDCDVLTDGDTELKIVIMTAAPGSEDETKLQLTTVVGPPAGTRN
- a CDS encoding Dyp-type peroxidase; its protein translation is MPTEPENAQDPARPASAGFGRRGALLAAGAVFAAGIGAAADDLARKNLTATHERTPAAPPAQAATPFHGPRQAGVTAPQQPATQLLALDLPQTSTAADRQTLHTVLDALTRTLATAASDAPSDARLQGVGTTRLTSLVGVGPGLATRLGLDVPAGLTDLPAFPGDQLDQARSGGDLLLQLCAADRWTLTVVAELAATAARSAGATPRWSQSGFLSVTAPGTTPRNLFGFKDGTANPDPAQDEQFVWGPPGAHQNGTVLVYRRIRMDVAGFAALPADQRDRAIGRRESDGVPLTGTAEHDDPDIYAKNPDGSYVIPANAHVRLTSPRLDGGTRMLRRSYSYDDGPTDRGLLFCAFMRDAAQFVRVQDRLATRDALTPFLQHQASAVAYVLPGAATGGRLGEQL